The Diceros bicornis minor isolate mBicDic1 chromosome 9, mDicBic1.mat.cur, whole genome shotgun sequence nucleotide sequence TGTACaccagacaaaaaataaataaataaataaatcgctGTcaaacttttttctccttttaattctcaCTTTTCCAGAGGATTGCGACGGAGGAGCTCCTCCTGATAGTTAAACACTTAGGAGCCCGGCGGCGAGGCTCTGGGCTCctccgccacagcggagcgctgGGCTCAGCTAGCACCGCTGCTCTCCCATCTAACTGATCTAATCAATGACTCTGAAGCAGTGGCGCTTCTGGCTCCGCCCCCGCcagtttcttctcctcctcccattGGGCGCGGGCCGAAGAGGCAGGGCCTTGCTCCTCACGCGGATTGGCTGGCAGGGAATCAGTATCAATGTTTAAGCGGCGGCGTGAGGTGAATAGAGTCAGTCAGCAAGAGGCGCTGGGGAGAGAGCAGGGACTGCGAGCCCCGCGGATGCGGCAGCGGCGGAGGGCGGCTGGGGAGACGCTACTCCAACTGTTGAGTTGAATTTTCGCCTTTCATTTCCTCGGATGCTTTGCTTGCGGAGATGGATTTACTTGCTTTGAAATCTGCACGTCTTTCGCAGACTGTGAGCTGATCCTGACAGGCACCAGATTGAAAGAGACCACCCGtgacagaaaaggaggaaaaaaaaaaaaaaccctccacaACGGACTGCACAATTAACTATGCACACCGGTGCTAGACTTTGTGAATAGAGAGCATTGAGAGGAACATCGTGGACTATGATGCGGGGCTAAGCTGTGAACAGTCCCTGGAATCctgattgttttcttttctttccaagaCTCTGAAAGATTTTGGGGTTCCTCACGCCTTAACCAAAAGgaaaggttttttaaaataaataaataaataaataaataaatatacctaGCAAAACAGACGCCTTGTTTTCCAGAGCCTCGGACGCCGGCAGACAGAGGTAGAGTAAAAGTGCTGCTGGATTCAGCTCCACCTTCCTCTTGCCCTGCTTCCCTTtcccttgctttttctttttctccaaaacaTGAATCTGGCTTTTCTTTCTAGAGAGTGAGTCAGAGAAAGCGTTAGGAGGAAGCCGCAACTAATATCTGTGAAGGGAGGACCGTGAGGCGAGAGTGAATACGATTCGTTCCGCTGCTTCTGACTCATCGGGCAGATCGGAACACCTGCATTTCTGGATGTGTCATTCCCGTATGTCGAGGCGCCTGGAGAACCCGAAATAACGTGTagacagacctgtgcctaacacCCCCTCGGAGGTAGCTCCCCGGGGTGGGTCTCCTGGCTGGACCGCCGCGGCCGCAGCTCCTCACCCCCTGCCCTCCCCGAGTCGCCCAGAGAGACTGTGAGAGCGAGACTGCAGAATGCATCACGCCAAACCTTGATGTGTTTCTTTTATCCAGCCCACTCctcctactttaaaaaaaattgaaggaaaaagaaaaaccgcACTTTATTCGCTTCAAATATTCACCACTTTTATTCCTCGCCAAGGTTTTCGTTTCTAGATGAAGAGGACTGGCAGGCAGGGCCATTGGAAGGAGATGctgaatagaaagaaaagagaggcacTTGACAGCCCAGCCCTGTGAATGCAGAGACTGTTTCCCTTCTAGCGAGAGACAGGGAGAGTGTGTGCGCGAGGACTGGGAGGGTGGCCCCCCCTTCTTTTTCATTCCGCCTCCCCCTCCAGCTTCAAACCTGCACATCCAACCATGAGTTGCCTGTTGATTTCCTTTCGCCTGGGAAGAAAAGCAAACTGGAATTAAACTGCATCGAGAGAAGTCCTTGCTCTCGGGGAGAGAATGGGATGGTAGCGGCGGCTACTAGCTTGGCGTAGAGAAATCACAGAGTGTGTGCTCTACGAGCAGAGGCGGAGagatagctataaatttccccctccCAATAGACTCACACCGCATACGCTGATCGGGCTGTAGCTTTGACTTCGGGGGAGAGCCTTTTcctaggaagagagggaggagcctGGCGGAGGGAGGAAACTACAAATCGGGACACTAGTTCTTTGCGctgcatttcctcccctccctttGGCTGCtcggaaaggagaaaaaaaaaaaaaatacgcttGGCTGGGAGATGCAgtccgccgccgccgctgcctcAGCCAGCAATGCGAGATTAGATCTCCAAATGCAGCAAAACACTGCCTGAAAACAGACCAGCCCGCCAAGCAAGCAGACATTTCACAAGGCTCCGGGAAAGCTTCAAATATATCTGACTCTCTCTTCGTTGCTCCTCATCCCCATCAATTTCATCACAGGAGACGAGAAACAAGTAAGGATTTCACTTTCCGATCTGCCTAGAGACACACCTCCCcgctccctcccccacccaatGTGAAGAGTATTCCAGACGCTACGGGCGGGAGTGGATTTGCAGCGCCCTAGCGGGAGCGAGGAAAACCAACGGATTCTTTAGCTCATTATCATCCCTCCTAGGCGCGATTTCCTTCTTATCGCCGGCCTCATCGCTCAAGTTTGAGTCGCCCGAAGTCCCGGCGGGAGAGACAAAGCCCCAGGCTCGCCCCCAGCCGCAGGGAGCCGCCGCCTTGCTCCGTGCCCCTGCAGCTCCGCTGCGCCGCTGCTTCTCGCCCAGTGCGGATGCTGTAGATCAACAGGTTCGGGGAACTTGAGCGGAATAAGGAGAGACCGCCCGGTGCCGCAGCCCGGGAGCGGAGCTAAGGAAGGACCCAAAGACTTGTGACTCCCGCGCGCACGCTGCGCCCGGGCTCCAGGCTGGCGCGCACCCATCCGCTCGCCCCTCCAGTCcggctcctgcccccaccccaccggTCTGGGATGTACCTTTCCATCTGTTGCTGTTTCCTTCTATGGGCCCCTGCCCTGACGCTCAAAAACCTCAACTATTCCGTGCCGGAGGAGCAAGGGGCCGGCACAGTGATCGGCAACATCGGCAAGGATGCTCGACTGCAGCCAGGGCTTCCACCCGCAGAgcgcggcggcggtggcggcggcgggcgcAGCAAGTCGGGTAGCTACCGGGTGCTGGAGAACTCGGCTCCGTACCTGCTGGACGTGGACGCCGACAGCGGGCTCCTCTACACCAAGCAGCGCATCGACCGCGAGTCCCTGTGCCGCCACAACGCCAAGTGCCAGCTGTCCCTCGAGGTGTTCGCCAACGACAAGGAGATCTGCATGATCAAGGTGGAGATCCAGGACGTTAACGACAATGCGCCCTCCTTCCCCTCGGACCAGATTGAGATGGACATCTCAGAGAACGCGGCCCCCGGCACCCGCTTCCCTCTCACCAGTGCTCACGACCCCGACGCCGGCGAGAACGGGCTCCGCACCTATCTGCTCACGCGCGACGACCACGGCCTCTTCGCGCTGGACGTCAAGTCCCGTGGCGACGGCACCAAGTTCCCAGAGCTGGTTATCCAGAAGGCACTGGACCGCGAGCAGCAGAACCACCACACGCTGGTACTGACCGCCCTGGATGGCGGCGAGCCGCCGCGCTCGGCCACCGTGCAGATCAATGTGAAGGTGATCGACTCTAACGACAACAGCCCGGTCTTCGAGGCGCCCTCCTACCTGGTGGAGCTGCCCGAGAACGCCCCGCTGGGCACCGTGGTCATTGATCTGAACGCCACCGACGCCGACGAGGGTCCCAACGGCGAAGTGCTCTACTCCTTCAGCAGCTATGTGCCTGACCGCGTGCGGGAGCTCTTCTCCATCGACCCCAAGACAGGCCTGATCCGTGTCAAGGGCAACCTGGACTATGAAGAGAATGGGATGCTGGAGATCGACGTGCAGGCCCGAGACCTGGGACCCAACCCCATCCCGGCCCACTGTAAGGTCACTGTCAAGCTCATCGACCGCAACGACAACGCGCCGTCCATCGGTTTCGTCTCCGTGCGCCAGGGGGCGCTGAGCGAGGCCGCCCCGCCCGGCACCGTCATCGCCCTGGTGCGGGTGACTGACCGCGACTCCGGCAAGAACGGACAGCTGCAGTGCCGGGTCCTGGGTGGAGGGGGAACTGGCGCAGGCGGTCTGGGCGGGTCGGGAGGTTCTGTGCCCTTCAAGCTTGAGGAGAACTATGACAACTTTTACACGGTGGTGACTGACCGCCCGCTGGACCGCGAGACACAGGACGAGTATAACGTGACAATCGTGGCGCGGGACGGGGGCTCACCTCCACTCAACTCCACCAAGTCGTTCGCCGTCAAGATTCTGGACGAGAATGACAATCCGCCTCGTTTCACCAAGGGACTCTACGTGCTGCAGGTGCACGAGAATAACATCCCAGGAGAGTATCTGGGCTCGGTTCTGGCCCAGGACCCCGACTTGGGCCAAAACGGCACAGTGTCCTACTCCATCCTGCCCTCGCACATCGGCGACGTGTCCATCTACACCTATGTGTCTGTGAACCCCACTAACGGGGCCATCTACGCCCTGCGCTCCTTTAACTACGAGCAGACCAAGGCTTTTGAGTTCAAGGTGCTTGCTAAAGACTCGGGGGCGCCCGCGCATTTGGAGAGCAACGCCACTGTGAGGGTGACAGTACTAGACGTGAATGACAACGCGCCGGTGATCGTGCTGCCCACGCTGCAGAACGACACGGCTGAGCTTCAGGTACCGCGCAACGCTGGCCTGGGCTACCTGGTGAGCACCGTGCGCGCCCTTGACAGCGACTTCGGCGAGAGCGGGCGCCTCACATATGAGATCGTAGACGGTAACGACGACCACCTGTTTGAAATCGATCCATCCAGCGGCGAGATCCGCACGTTGCACCCTTTCTGGGAGGATGTGACGCCTGTGGTGGAGCTGGTAGTGAAGGTGACCGACCATGGCAAGCCCACCCTGTCCGCTGTGGCCAAGCTCATCATCCGCGCGGTGAGCGGCTCCCTGCCCGAGGGGGTTCCCCGGGTGAACGGCGAGCAGCACCACTGGGACATGTCGCTGCCGCTCATCGTGACTCTCAGCACTATCTCCATCATCCTCCTAGCGGCCATGATCACCATCGCCGTCAAGTGCAAGCGCGAGAACAAGGAGATCCGCACTTACAACTGCCGCATCGCGGAGTACAGCCACCCGCAGCTGGGTGGGGGCAAGGGCAAGAAGAAGAAGATCAACAAAAATGATATCATGCTGGTGCAGAGCGAGGTGGAGGAGAGGAACGCCATGAACGTCATGAACGTGGTGAGCAGCCCCTCCCTGGCCACCTCCCCCATGTACTTCGACTACCAGACCCGCCTGCCCCTCAGCTCGCCCCGGTCGGAGGTGATGTATCTCAAACCGGCCTCCAACAACCTGACTGTCCCTCAGGGGCACGCGGGCTGCCACACCAGCTTCACTGGACAAGGGACTAATGCGAGCGAGACCCCGGCCACTCGGATGTCCATAATTCAGGTAGGAGACTTTTAGCATAACTGGGACTTCACTTGATGGCTGGTTTTGGAGCTGTCCTGAAACCTTTGAAACAGGACAAGCCACACGGCCAACAGCAGTGAgaggggaaattttttttttaatgaaaatggtTTACACTTTGCCACTCTGTGTACCACATATTCTATACATAACCCCTCCCATGTAAATGGTCCAAAATCTACAAGATGTAAATGTCCTACTTTTGttgcatttttaaagtttatttttataggtTGAAAAATGTTAGCAATGCTCAGTATTCaaagtttattttactttatttttatttcttggtcTACATTTCTTTCCATAACAAAGGATTctcagaatagaaaaaaaattgttttagttaGCTCACTCTAAAAGTTTTTAATTCCGTTTTTACAAACCTGAtgccaaaaatgaaagaaatgtacACCCAAATATTAAGAAGTTACCTACTTGAAGTACAACATAGCAACCAGTCAGAATTCCAGAGCCTAAATCAGTTAGAGCTAAGTTTTTACCCCCAAAAAAGTCagctttatatttaaaaagcGTTTTAAAGGACGTgaatctcatttattcttcagcTGAAACTGCAGCGTAACGCGTTGTGTAGCTTAAGCTTTGGAAATCTGTGCTCTGAAGATCTTTCAAAAGTTTGAATAAATATAGGCTCTGGATAATGACTAGTAACTATCTAGgaaaagtttatatttattttgtcctGTGGTTTTCCTGATCCGTTTCTTGGAGTCATTGAAGAATGAACAGAGAACATCAGAGGGTCACAGACTAATTTTGTGCTGTTGAAAACAGGAGACAAAGTTGCACTAAAGGCATTTGTGCCAAAAAGAATTCCAGGATGCATTTAGTTTGCATACGGTGTGTTTTCAGTATATCTAAgcgatatttaatatatattagacAGTATAGTTCAAAGTTATTGgtataagaaaaaaactaactGACTTAGCATGGGCATGGATTCTAACAGCAAGTGACCATACTGTGTCTAGTCACTGCCTAGTTTCTTTAATCCACTATTGAGTTGTGTCACAGAAAAACTTAATTCTTGCTTATTATGAATTCATGTTGCTACAAATTACTCTGGATGAGCAGTACTTGAAATTCAAAATTGAGTTGAACTAAAAGTGACATTTGGGAGGAAGATTAGTTTGgggcaaatgaaaataatttgttcATCATTTTATGCTTTGAAAAGCAAATACCTTTTAAAGACACTTGACTCAGTAAtggttttattattaaaatagagTAGTAAAATTTCATAATCTTATCCTCTCTAATGTAAGTGTAAAAGATACTAAAACttggcaaaatatttttcttataatagcATAATGTCCTTGCAAACCAGACTCTTGTACTTCATGCTACTGAATACTAAAATATCAATTGTAGTATTAAAGCCCACTTTTTACAGTGTTTATTCTATACCAATaatcatgatttttattttgaggtttatATAAAACTAAACAAGAAATTCCTCccttaaaaaaattgtggtttCTATGAAAGTCTTTCAGTGACTGTGTAAAACTGGTATTTATGATAATCAATTTCTTTAGAGGGagatatgtgaaaatatatatcgATAGATCTTCTGCAGGCATTTTATAAGTACGCATATATTATATacctttcttatattttttaccATTGACCCTTACAGAGACATCACAGAGGGTTAATGCTTAATCTTTCAGTTCAAGTGCTATGAGTTGAATTCTTATTTAGGGTCCCGTAAAAATGAAGGTGGTGCAGTAGAATTCTCAGTAAGCCTGATTCCTTGGTCAGATTAGTGAGGAACAGTCTTGGATGGAAGTATCCAGAAGGTTTTGAGGGACAGGGGTGCATATTTACACCATGCTGTTCTTGAAGCTGGTCATTGCTCAAGGGATGatggtgatgaggatgatgattcCTCTCATTAGAGGTAAAACTTGAGCTAAAGCAAATCGCACACACACccgggaagagagagggagaaatagtTTAGACAGAAAACAAAGGACAAACTTCATTGTCATTCCCTTTCTTCTACAATCTTAATCTATGCTATAAAGacacagaaaaaattaaagttcttgaaattttttccaaagtggctcaATTTCCCATATTGCTCCTACCCTGGAAATATCCTCAGTACAATTTGTTAAAacaggctctttttttttttttcctactgagtTTTTGCAATCCTATAAGGGATACTTTGTAAATTCCTAATAtgttaattgctttttaaatgtatCAGGTTTTTCTCAATACCTATTAGGGAATACTGAGTAAATTGACTACAGTGACtgtccttttttctttcattttaaactaGTGTGCTGCAAACACTTGTGCTGAAGTGACATGCTTAAATTAAAGTGTGCAGGTATCCCATAATCTTGTTTCAAGTGCGTTTAttactgtgtgtgtgtaacaCAGCCTGCTGATGAAACACACTATTAATCTCACATGTATATCTGAAGGAAGAATTTTAATCCACAGAGTGCACTTGGACTAGCAGCAACTAGGTCTGGTGTATCTTTATTTTCCAGCATCTTGTGTGCTGTTTAGAAGGTGCACAGTGTATTTCTGTTGATGGAATGAAAAGAATTTCATAATTGTTTTGAGATACACTGGTAAAGAGAGTTGATAAGAAATTGAGAAACTTTAGAATTTATGAGACATGTTTCAGCTCAAATTAAGATTTAAGTATGAAAAGATTTTGTGTGGGTCACAGAGTTTAAAATTCTAAGGTTAAGATCTGTAGGTTCTTGGGCATAAGAGTATTTCTGTTGAATATGGATGCAGAACAATCATGTAAGCTGGTGTAGAAAGAGTGGTTTGTGGGAAGAGATTTTATTTCAGGTCCTCAAGGTCCTCAGCGGAAGTAAAGTCAGTCTATGAAGTTTTTAAACAATAGAATAATCATTAAAATATCCTTAGTAGTGCGAATCATAACACAGCATTGTCAGagtgaaatattttattcattttaaagctTGAAactgattttgaaaaataagaacagatTTTGTGGTAGGTAAGGCAGATAGATTGTTATACAAATGTATAAAAAGCACTTTTCATAAGAGCAATTTCCATGTGAGTTATTTCATATGTTAATATGAGAATCTAAAATCAAGTAGAGATCATTACTAATTGTCACAGGTAACTGCTAATCGTGGCTTATCAAGAATTATTTGTTAAATCTCAGGGTAACTGCTCAACAGGTGTTTTCAATGTAGGCCTGGCTGAGAAGAGGCAAAGAGGCTGGGGACTTCTCACTGGTGGGAGAATTTCCAGTCTTGTTTGAACATCTgtgttttcagctttttttttgtaGCACGACGACAAGTCATTTTAATATGCtgtcacagaagaaaatatattgagCCAGCAGAATAAGTTctaccaaaataaattttttaaaggaatacatTCTTACACAGTGTTTTACAGttcaattttaaaagattcaCATTAGGATTGAGTTGAGACTCTTTATGCTGGAAGAGAAAATCCTTTTTATATACATGCATGGCCTTTTCAATAAAAGGGAATTAAACACATGGTAAATACTTACACtcaatccaaaatatataaaaatgagatTGAGGCATAGAAGACTAAAGTATCATAGTGTAGACAATAAATCAGTATTTTAGAATGGAAaggtgaaagaaaaagaatatctttatggGCAACACTATCCACTGTCTGCCTTTATTTCCACTTCTCTATTACAAGAGATTCTTGACTATAGGGACTCAGATGAGTTCCCAAGATCATGGTCTTCAAAACTTCATACTCTAGTGTGTTAGTGACTTCAGGAACAAGTACAAAGGGTGTGAACAGTTTCTTTCTTCGTTTataattttgaagatatttttctgCAATGTTATTCTAAGATGGCACAATTTGGTTACTTACATGCATTCATTTCCATTAACTTTATATACATCTCTATTTATAGGTGTTATGGTGGGCTGAGTAGGAAGAGAATGTCCCTTTCTTACTGCCTCCAGGAGTGTCTTGTACACTTgtctctttttaaaagatttttagaaGATAGAAGGATTAATCCCTACTTTAAATTAACATAAGTATAcagtcataaaatatttttttctgttttaccaTACATTAAAAGTAGTacaaataaacttaagaagatcaTCAGCCATTGAGGTGTTTTGAGTTTCTTTGGAGAAGAGTTTAAAATCCAAATTATCATCATTCTTAACATATTGTtacttttattctgttttgtgtgcACCCATGAAAATCTACCCCAACGTAAATCTGTGTGCATTCTCTATTTTATAGAGAATGTTTTAATGAAAACACAAAgagtataatttttattatgtgaACTAGAAACTTGAgaatcttatttttaatattagttGATATAACTACTCATACAGTAATAACTTTTTTATCTATTAGTTTTTAGTTTTCAATAGAATTTTCAAAATACGGGCTAGGTAATACTTTAATCATCCTTACACTGAGGTGATAAttcatcattcttttaaaaatgtaggagtaagataatttttaattttatttgagttCTATAATTTTACTTGAGTTCCATGAGTGAATTCTGTAATTTTACTTGAGTTCTATGAGTGAGttctatttcaacaaatattatcaTACAAAGTCTACACGAAGGATTTTGGAATTTTATACTTGACATCTTCATGTTATTTAAGGCTGTGTGTGATCATGAAAGGCATCAGATCGTAGAAAAGTACGCCCTAAAATTTCTATCTCAACTGCTTGAACATactttttagtaaaaaaaaaatttacatgttCTAAAACATTATCGCCTGTGACTATATTGATCAAGCCAGgccaaaaaataatattaaaaaaacaaaaaaacacattttccaGAAACTTTTCTCTATCAAGTTGATGTTATAATACATATTATTCACTTTTTTACAGGGCATAGATACAGGTTTACATATGaggttaaaatatattaattattcttGAAATAATCTCAAATATCATCTGTATTAAAGGACtaagaaatatacatattttaaaagaaaagaaatcttcaaAATCTCCAGATAATTATTtaatactatttaaaaatataatatttataatttatagtgTTTCACTACCATTGTTAGGTTTCAAATTTTTCACTGTTATTGCTGCTTGTGT carries:
- the PCDH17 gene encoding protocadherin-17, with amino-acid sequence MYLSICCCFLLWAPALTLKNLNYSVPEEQGAGTVIGNIGKDARLQPGLPPAERGGGGGGGRSKSGSYRVLENSAPYLLDVDADSGLLYTKQRIDRESLCRHNAKCQLSLEVFANDKEICMIKVEIQDVNDNAPSFPSDQIEMDISENAAPGTRFPLTSAHDPDAGENGLRTYLLTRDDHGLFALDVKSRGDGTKFPELVIQKALDREQQNHHTLVLTALDGGEPPRSATVQINVKVIDSNDNSPVFEAPSYLVELPENAPLGTVVIDLNATDADEGPNGEVLYSFSSYVPDRVRELFSIDPKTGLIRVKGNLDYEENGMLEIDVQARDLGPNPIPAHCKVTVKLIDRNDNAPSIGFVSVRQGALSEAAPPGTVIALVRVTDRDSGKNGQLQCRVLGGGGTGAGGLGGSGGSVPFKLEENYDNFYTVVTDRPLDRETQDEYNVTIVARDGGSPPLNSTKSFAVKILDENDNPPRFTKGLYVLQVHENNIPGEYLGSVLAQDPDLGQNGTVSYSILPSHIGDVSIYTYVSVNPTNGAIYALRSFNYEQTKAFEFKVLAKDSGAPAHLESNATVRVTVLDVNDNAPVIVLPTLQNDTAELQVPRNAGLGYLVSTVRALDSDFGESGRLTYEIVDGNDDHLFEIDPSSGEIRTLHPFWEDVTPVVELVVKVTDHGKPTLSAVAKLIIRAVSGSLPEGVPRVNGEQHHWDMSLPLIVTLSTISIILLAAMITIAVKCKRENKEIRTYNCRIAEYSHPQLGGGKGKKKKINKNDIMLVQSEVEERNAMNVMNVVSSPSLATSPMYFDYQTRLPLSSPRSEVMYLKPASNNLTVPQGHAGCHTSFTGQGTNASETPATRMSIIQTDNFPAEPNYMGSRQQFVQSSSTFKDPERASLRDSGHGDSDQADSDQDTNKGSCCDMSVREALKMKTTSTKSQPLEQEPEECVNCTDECRVLGHSDRCWMPQFPAANQAENADYRTNLFVPTVEANVENETYETVNPTGKKTFCTFGKDKREHTILIANVKPYLKAKRALSPLLQEVPSASSSPTKACIEPCTSTKGSLDGCEAKPGALAEASSQYLPNDSQYLSPSKQPRDPSFIASDQMARVFADVHSRASRDSSEMGAVLEQLDHPNRDLGRESVDAEEVVREIDKLLQDCRGNDPVAVRK